In Candidatus Kaistella beijingensis, a genomic segment contains:
- a CDS encoding T9SS type A sorting domain-containing protein, with amino-acid sequence MKKISLLLFSSISTFIFSQFVSPGTGVTYNLASLSAAAPTVVVNNGTDYSMTANVTISAGDVLNMDENTTLKINGGLLLTVAGTYNTTATDFKITATDPAVVFKGIRLESTSTATFKNTTLEYGGGIQALTGNFLMDNCIVRYFKSGQNTSAAINFSTGNPVVKNSQFIQNDLAAVASGANQSVALEFTGNYLNGNTKLNSNRPQINMGPSGTGSTTKILNNTIIGNRANDKVGGISVSSLLGVYNNVLIDGNTVTDNRYGITITGNNCSGTISNNILTNNNVETVPANGGSGINLYGNGTFKVEKNQIRGSLWGITLVNTTTADLGGGALGSAGQNIFKDNGNGGQLYALYNNTPNAVSATNNCWREGELSDDTMVEAVITHQVDTSTLGLVTFKPYLCGTPLATNESNLAKNNIYPNPSNGTFTFDAEKSGNIIVSDVSGKVVYSGLVNKGKNIVSVKATSGVYILNYQSEGKKSSNKLIIK; translated from the coding sequence ATGAAAAAGATATCTTTATTACTATTTTCTTCCATTTCAACATTTATATTCTCACAATTTGTAAGTCCAGGAACAGGGGTGACTTATAATCTTGCGTCGCTTTCTGCGGCTGCACCAACTGTTGTAGTGAATAACGGCACAGATTACTCGATGACGGCAAATGTAACCATTTCTGCAGGAGATGTTTTGAATATGGATGAAAATACCACTCTTAAAATCAATGGCGGACTGCTTCTTACTGTTGCAGGAACTTATAACACGACCGCAACCGATTTTAAAATTACGGCAACCGATCCTGCTGTAGTTTTTAAGGGAATTCGTCTAGAATCTACTTCTACCGCCACTTTCAAAAATACAACTTTGGAATATGGTGGTGGAATCCAAGCTTTGACAGGGAATTTCTTGATGGACAATTGCATTGTAAGATATTTTAAATCCGGACAAAATACATCCGCTGCAATTAACTTTTCAACAGGAAACCCGGTGGTGAAAAATTCTCAATTTATACAAAATGATTTGGCTGCAGTTGCTTCAGGAGCAAATCAATCGGTTGCTCTTGAATTTACAGGAAATTATCTTAACGGGAACACCAAACTGAATTCTAACCGTCCGCAAATCAATATGGGACCAAGTGGAACAGGGTCTACAACAAAAATTCTCAACAATACCATCATAGGAAATAGAGCCAATGACAAGGTAGGTGGAATTTCCGTTTCATCGCTTTTGGGAGTTTACAACAATGTGCTGATTGACGGAAACACCGTTACCGACAACCGTTACGGAATTACCATTACCGGAAATAACTGCTCCGGAACAATTTCAAACAACATTTTAACCAACAATAATGTTGAAACTGTTCCTGCGAACGGCGGAAGTGGAATCAACCTTTACGGAAACGGAACTTTCAAAGTTGAAAAAAACCAAATCCGAGGAAGTTTGTGGGGAATTACTTTGGTGAATACCACTACAGCTGATCTTGGAGGTGGAGCTCTTGGAAGCGCAGGTCAAAACATTTTCAAGGATAACGGAAATGGTGGACAACTTTACGCACTTTATAACAACACCCCAAATGCAGTAAGTGCAACCAATAACTGTTGGAGAGAAGGCGAACTTTCCGATGACACGATGGTTGAAGCGGTGATCACGCATCAAGTTGATACCTCTACTTTGGGATTGGTGACTTTCAAACCGTATTTATGTGGGACTCCTTTAGCTACGAACGAAAGTAATCTTGCAAAAAACAATATCTACCCCAATCCAAGCAACGGAACCTTCACATTTGATGCAGAAAAATCTGGAAACATTATAGTTTCTGATGTATCTGGTAAAGTGGTTTATTCCGGTTTGGTGAACAAGGGGAAAAATATAGTTTCTGTAAAAGCAACATCTGGAGTATATATTTTGAATTACCAATCGGAGGGGAAAAAATCTTCTAATAAACTAATCATTAAATAA
- a CDS encoding aldo/keto reductase has translation MQFSPIIIGTMRWGIWGANHSENEVQKLIETSLESGFSTFDHADIYGNYTTEKLFGDAFSEMGINREEVQLISKCGIEMPCENRSFKIKSYNYSIEHILSSVDRSLENLKTDYLDLLLLHRPSPLMNPEEIAESFHILREQKKVRHFGVSNFSPSQFDLINDAFPLITNQIEVSVNHTDSFYDGTLDQMMLKKLQPMAWSVMGNYFSENSEQNSRIKKVLEELCPKYDAEENQILLAFILKHPAKILPVIGTSKAETIKKFKEVLNLSLEREDWFKLLKASQGKEVD, from the coding sequence ATGCAATTTTCGCCAATTATCATAGGAACCATGCGATGGGGAATTTGGGGAGCCAATCACTCCGAAAACGAAGTTCAGAAATTGATTGAGACTTCTTTGGAATCGGGATTTTCCACTTTTGACCATGCCGATATTTATGGAAATTATACGACCGAAAAATTATTCGGTGACGCTTTTTCTGAAATGGGTATCAATAGGGAAGAAGTGCAACTCATCTCCAAATGCGGAATTGAAATGCCCTGCGAAAACAGAAGTTTTAAGATTAAATCCTACAATTATTCAATAGAACATATTCTAAGTTCAGTTGACCGAAGTTTAGAAAATCTGAAAACCGATTACTTGGATTTGCTTCTTCTTCACCGTCCGTCACCATTGATGAATCCAGAAGAAATTGCAGAAAGTTTCCATATTTTGCGCGAACAGAAAAAGGTTCGTCATTTCGGAGTTTCCAATTTTTCACCTTCGCAGTTTGATTTAATTAATGACGCTTTTCCTTTAATTACCAATCAAATCGAAGTTTCCGTCAATCACACCGATTCTTTCTACGACGGAACTTTAGATCAAATGATGCTGAAAAAATTGCAGCCAATGGCTTGGTCCGTCATGGGAAATTATTTTTCTGAAAATTCGGAACAGAATTCAAGAATTAAAAAAGTGTTGGAAGAACTTTGTCCAAAATATGATGCAGAAGAAAATCAAATTTTGTTAGCATTTATCTTAAAACATCCCGCCAAAATCCTTCCTGTCATCGGAACTTCAAAAGCTGAAACCATCAAAAAATTTAAGGAAGTATTAAACTTAAGTCTTGAAAGAGAAGATTGGTTCAAACTTCTGAAAGCGAGTCAGGGAAAGGAAGTGGATTGA
- a CDS encoding RNA recognition motif domain-containing protein, protein MNIFVSNINYATKEQSLQDLFSEFGEVSSSKIITDRETGRSRGFGFVEMGDDEGKQAIEALNGRELDGKELNVSEAKPKEDKPRRSFDNNRGGGYGGGNRGGYDRNRGGSNW, encoded by the coding sequence ATGAACATTTTTGTTTCAAACATCAACTATGCAACCAAAGAACAGTCGTTGCAAGATTTATTTTCAGAATTTGGTGAAGTATCTTCATCCAAAATTATCACAGACAGAGAAACAGGCAGAAGCCGTGGTTTCGGATTCGTAGAAATGGGCGATGATGAAGGCAAACAAGCCATCGAAGCACTTAACGGAAGAGAATTGGACGGAAAGGAACTGAACGTTTCTGAAGCTAAACCTAAAGAAGACAAACCAAGAAGAAGTTTCGACAACAACCGTGGCGGTGGTTACGGTGGTGGAAACAGAGGCGGTTACGATAGAAATCGTGGCGGATCAAACTGGTAA
- a CDS encoding DUF4153 domain-containing protein, producing the protein MLNKFKEIFGKTDDVLREYPMVLLMALLGAISLICFAQRNFDSVETNFVFVKFTMVCCLGISLMFALKMLSQRIGRAILLEVFGVLFLIFFYFLLPEKKIDFTEKYAFLIIPTFILSHLLVSFIAFFGEKRELNFWQYNKNLFIYTFLTGVFTGVLTGGVMLAILAVDKLFDFNFNDRYYAETFYFLAIFGSCFIFLLFNEKGLKFLEKDDNYPIILKFFTQYILIPLLIIYAVILYFYSAKILINWELPRGWVSYLILAYSVVGILALLLVHPLKQDSTKSWVKVFSKIFYYTLIPLIVLLFIAIFTRILEYGYTEPRYFVLILAIWLTSVVLYFIFSGKATIKFVPISLFAFGLFSLIMPYLNTFSVAKRSQKTELKKVLIDSKLLENGKIDFHKKVSDTVADEVSNKFDFLAKRNEKEFLFTLLSTNDQKILAKSIEKKDYWGIQGELRKRFTQVETTKKFPQGERFEIVTENKFHSVSGYEYVASLANYKEGDLKFNNDNILISTLQQNGQLLLTITLNGQQKWEVTPFIKQYMAQYKNQSGQISVPEISVENDLGNYHLKIVFGNLIRENFQKEQIYYNDAYLLIRRK; encoded by the coding sequence ATGCTAAATAAATTCAAAGAAATTTTTGGGAAAACTGACGACGTGCTCAGAGAATATCCCATGGTTTTGCTTATGGCCTTACTTGGAGCAATTTCGTTGATTTGCTTCGCGCAAAGAAATTTTGATTCGGTGGAAACCAATTTCGTTTTCGTGAAATTTACAATGGTTTGCTGTTTAGGAATTTCGTTGATGTTTGCTTTGAAAATGTTGTCACAAAGAATTGGTAGAGCGATTTTGCTTGAAGTTTTTGGCGTTCTCTTTCTGATTTTTTTCTATTTTCTACTTCCCGAAAAAAAGATTGATTTCACGGAGAAGTATGCTTTTTTGATTATTCCAACTTTTATTTTGTCGCATCTTTTGGTTTCGTTCATTGCATTTTTTGGCGAAAAAAGGGAACTTAATTTTTGGCAGTACAACAAAAATCTTTTTATCTACACCTTTCTTACGGGAGTTTTTACAGGCGTATTAACAGGCGGCGTTATGCTTGCAATTCTTGCGGTTGACAAACTTTTCGACTTCAACTTCAATGACCGATATTATGCGGAAACCTTCTATTTTCTCGCTATTTTCGGAAGCTGCTTTATCTTTTTATTATTCAATGAAAAGGGATTGAAATTTCTTGAAAAAGACGACAACTACCCGATTATTCTGAAATTTTTCACCCAGTATATTCTCATTCCGCTGTTAATTATTTATGCGGTCATCCTTTATTTCTATTCCGCAAAAATCTTGATTAATTGGGAACTTCCGAGAGGTTGGGTTTCTTATTTGATTTTGGCGTATTCGGTGGTGGGAATTTTAGCGCTGCTTCTGGTTCATCCTTTAAAGCAGGACTCCACAAAATCTTGGGTGAAGGTTTTTTCTAAAATTTTCTATTACACTTTAATTCCGCTTATCGTTCTATTATTTATCGCGATTTTTACAAGAATTTTAGAATACGGCTACACGGAACCAAGATATTTCGTTTTGATTCTTGCGATTTGGCTCACTTCAGTTGTTTTGTATTTTATTTTTTCAGGAAAAGCGACGATTAAATTTGTTCCCATCAGTTTATTTGCTTTTGGGCTGTTCTCTTTAATCATGCCTTATTTGAATACTTTTTCAGTGGCAAAAAGAAGCCAGAAAACGGAACTGAAAAAAGTTTTGATTGACAGTAAATTGCTTGAAAATGGTAAAATCGATTTTCATAAAAAAGTTTCAGATACCGTTGCAGACGAGGTTTCCAACAAGTTTGATTTTCTTGCGAAGAGGAACGAAAAGGAATTTCTATTCACTTTACTCAGTACAAACGACCAAAAAATATTGGCAAAATCAATTGAAAAGAAGGATTATTGGGGAATTCAGGGCGAGTTGAGAAAACGTTTCACCCAAGTTGAAACCACCAAAAAATTTCCACAAGGTGAACGATTTGAGATTGTGACGGAAAACAAATTCCATTCTGTAAGCGGTTATGAATATGTCGCGTCACTCGCAAACTACAAAGAAGGAGATTTGAAATTTAATAACGATAATATTTTAATAAGTACACTTCAACAAAACGGACAATTACTATTAACTATCACTTTAAACGGTCAGCAAAAATGGGAAGTAACGCCTTTTATAAAACAATATATGGCGCAATATAAAAACCAATCCGGACAGATTTCCGTTCCTGAAATTTCGGTGGAAAATGATTTGGGGAACTATCATTTAAAAATTGTTTTCGGTAATTTGATTCGGGAGAATTTTCAAAAAGAGCAGATTTATTATAATGACGCATATTTGTTGATTAGAAGAAAATAA
- a CDS encoding BlaI/MecI/CopY family transcriptional regulator produces MKINHLTPSEELLMQILWKIEHAYMKDVIEHYPEPKPHQNTISTFMKILVEKEFLSTEKEGRIFKYSVAVPFEDYKKFQLRNFLENYFDNSGTEMLKTLIDEKLLNPSELNQFFEIKTTVVPLVENAEAENPISDFIDEITSEKKKKKKGKKKKKK; encoded by the coding sequence ATGAAAATAAACCACCTCACGCCTTCCGAAGAACTTTTGATGCAGATTTTATGGAAAATCGAACATGCATACATGAAAGATGTTATTGAACATTATCCCGAACCAAAACCACATCAGAATACCATTTCAACCTTTATGAAAATTTTAGTTGAAAAGGAATTTTTAAGCACTGAAAAAGAAGGCAGGATTTTTAAATACAGCGTTGCAGTTCCCTTTGAAGATTATAAAAAATTTCAGTTGAGAAATTTCCTCGAAAATTATTTCGACAATTCGGGAACTGAGATGTTGAAAACTTTGATTGATGAAAAACTTTTGAATCCATCGGAACTTAATCAGTTTTTTGAGATAAAAACCACCGTTGTTCCGCTTGTTGAAAATGCGGAGGCTGAAAACCCAATCAGCGATTTTATTGATGAAATTACTTCAGAGAAAAAGAAGAAAAAGAAGGGTAAAAAGAAGAAGAAAAAATAA
- a CDS encoding phosphatase PAP2 family protein — protein MFKTNSSIIIGISKFISNFFNPLTSLLIYYVWFSVQNYTLKEATQIFLPILLITIIPISGWIFWNVKKGNYSNMDVSNRNERKSLYFFIAAAIIAYLFFDYFNNGNIDLVMIFLLILLLVMQLSNYFIKSSMHTAFNVFVAALFFAKSPVLGIFWLGIAVLVGITRIILKRHTVKEVFMGAIIAGVVSFIYLYANIVMSN, from the coding sequence ATGTTCAAAACCAATTCATCAATCATTATTGGAATTTCAAAGTTTATTTCAAATTTCTTCAATCCACTTACTTCACTCTTGATCTACTACGTTTGGTTTAGCGTGCAGAATTATACTTTGAAGGAAGCAACCCAAATATTTTTGCCCATCCTTTTAATCACGATTATTCCGATTTCAGGATGGATTTTTTGGAATGTTAAGAAAGGTAACTATTCCAACATGGATGTGTCCAACAGGAATGAAAGAAAAAGTCTTTATTTCTTTATTGCTGCGGCAATTATCGCTTATCTTTTTTTTGATTATTTCAATAACGGAAACATCGATTTAGTCATGATTTTTCTTTTGATTTTACTTTTGGTAATGCAATTGAGCAACTATTTTATCAAAAGTTCCATGCACACCGCTTTCAACGTTTTTGTGGCGGCACTTTTCTTTGCTAAAAGTCCAGTCTTGGGAATTTTTTGGTTGGGAATTGCAGTTTTGGTTGGGATTACAAGAATCATATTAAAAAGGCATACGGTGAAAGAAGTCTTTATGGGCGCAATAATCGCGGGTGTGGTTTCTTTTATTTATCTTTATGCGAACATTGTTATGAGTAATTAG
- the pdhA gene encoding pyruvate dehydrogenase (acetyl-transferring) E1 component subunit alpha produces MKEFSKEVYLKWYEEMTMWRRFEDKCRSLYLKQKIRGFLHLYNGQEAIPAGFTHAMDLTKDSMITAYRCHIHPMAMGVDPKRIMAELCGKATGTSGGMGGSMHIFSKEKRFYGGHGIVGGQIPLGAGIAFADKYFETGGVNICFFGDGAARQGSLHETFNMAMNWKLPVVFVVENNQYAMGTSVKRTANHEDIYKLGLGYEMPCLPVDAMDPEKVAEAAFEAIERARRGDGPTFIEARTYRYRGHSMSDAEPYRSKEEVAEHKKDDPIEIVKHRILENKWATEDELNTIDEKSREFVEECVEFMEQSPYPDPEKIYEYVYAQEDYPFLNKLENN; encoded by the coding sequence ATGAAGGAATTTTCAAAAGAAGTTTACCTTAAATGGTACGAAGAAATGACGATGTGGAGAAGGTTTGAAGACAAATGCCGTTCTCTTTACCTAAAACAGAAAATCCGTGGATTTTTACATTTATATAACGGTCAGGAAGCAATTCCCGCAGGTTTTACCCATGCGATGGATTTAACAAAAGACAGTATGATTACCGCTTACCGCTGCCACATTCATCCAATGGCAATGGGAGTGGACCCGAAAAGAATTATGGCGGAACTTTGTGGTAAAGCTACGGGAACTTCAGGCGGAATGGGTGGTTCTATGCACATTTTCAGCAAGGAGAAAAGATTTTATGGCGGTCACGGAATCGTGGGCGGTCAAATTCCTTTGGGAGCAGGAATCGCTTTTGCCGATAAATATTTTGAAACGGGTGGCGTAAATATCTGTTTCTTCGGTGATGGTGCGGCTCGTCAAGGCTCACTTCACGAAACGTTCAACATGGCGATGAATTGGAAACTTCCGGTTGTTTTCGTGGTTGAAAATAATCAGTATGCGATGGGAACTTCGGTGAAAAGAACTGCAAATCATGAAGATATCTATAAATTAGGTTTGGGTTATGAAATGCCGTGTTTGCCTGTAGATGCGATGGATCCTGAAAAAGTGGCGGAAGCTGCTTTCGAAGCGATTGAAAGAGCTAGACGTGGAGACGGGCCAACTTTTATTGAGGCAAGAACTTATCGTTACAGAGGTCACTCCATGTCCGATGCAGAACCTTACAGAAGTAAAGAAGAAGTAGCAGAACATAAAAAGGACGACCCCATCGAAATCGTGAAACACAGAATTCTCGAAAACAAATGGGCGACAGAAGACGAACTCAACACCATTGATGAAAAATCAAGAGAATTCGTTGAAGAATGTGTGGAATTTATGGAGCAATCACCGTATCCTGATCCAGAGAAAATCTACGAATACGTGTACGCACAGGAAGATTATCCGTTCTTAAATAAATTAGAAAACAATTAA
- a CDS encoding 2-oxo acid dehydrogenase subunit E2 encodes MAEVITMPRLSDTMTDGKVAKWHKKVGDAVKEGDILAEIETDKAVQDFESEYNGTLLYIGTEEGGSSPVDSVLAIIGNEGEDISALKGGKVDEGVSEKVEEKKIDEEHKTEKESTSIEKAENVEIPKGVEVITMPRLSDTMTEGKVAKWHKKVGDSVKEGDILAEIETDKAVQDFESEVNGTLLYSGVEEGAASPVDSVLAIIGPEGTDVSAIVAGGAPKSEVRSPKSEGVEKPAEKVQVTAESGAPKTEGRLAISPLAKKMAEEKGIDVHALKGSGENGRIVKKDVEEFTPGATQVAAEPKTVVASEAKQPQVQPQISFVQGEDSETPNSQVRNIIAKRLSESKFSAPHYYLMVEINMDKAIEARNEINSLPDTKVSFNDMVIKATAMALRKHPQVNSSWAGDKIIHHGNINVGVAVAIPDGLVVPVLKNADQMNYNQISAAVKDMAGRAKSKGLKANEMEGSTFSVSNLGMFGIETFTSIINQPNSCILSVGAIIEKPVVKNGQIVVGNTMKLSLACDHRVVDGATGAQFLQTLRTYLEQPLTLLL; translated from the coding sequence ATGGCAGAAGTGATTACAATGCCCCGTCTTTCCGACACAATGACGGATGGTAAAGTGGCGAAATGGCACAAAAAAGTGGGCGACGCTGTAAAAGAAGGCGATATTTTAGCGGAAATCGAAACCGATAAAGCGGTACAGGATTTCGAATCTGAATACAACGGAACTCTTTTATATATTGGAACTGAAGAGGGTGGTTCATCACCTGTAGATTCTGTTTTGGCAATTATCGGGAATGAGGGTGAAGATATTTCTGCTTTAAAAGGCGGAAAAGTTGATGAAGGTGTTTCTGAAAAAGTGGAAGAAAAGAAAATCGACGAAGAACATAAAACCGAAAAAGAATCAACCAGCATCGAAAAAGCTGAAAATGTTGAAATTCCAAAAGGTGTAGAAGTCATTACCATGCCTCGTTTATCTGATACGATGACCGAAGGAAAAGTAGCGAAATGGCACAAAAAAGTGGGAGATTCTGTAAAAGAAGGCGATATTCTCGCTGAAATTGAAACAGATAAAGCAGTTCAGGACTTCGAATCGGAAGTAAACGGAACTTTACTTTATTCAGGCGTTGAAGAAGGAGCTGCAAGTCCTGTTGACAGTGTTTTAGCCATTATTGGTCCTGAAGGTACTGATGTTTCTGCAATTGTTGCAGGAGGAGCTCCAAAGTCCGAAGTTAGAAGTCCGAAGTCCGAAGGAGTTGAAAAACCTGCAGAAAAAGTGCAAGTTACTGCCGAAAGCGGAGCGCCGAAAACAGAAGGACGTTTAGCAATTTCACCTTTAGCCAAAAAAATGGCGGAAGAGAAAGGGATCGACGTTCATGCTTTAAAAGGTTCTGGCGAAAATGGCAGAATAGTGAAGAAAGATGTGGAAGAGTTTACACCAGGTGCAACGCAAGTCGCAGCAGAACCAAAAACTGTCGTTGCGAGCGAAGCGAAGCAACCTCAAGTTCAGCCGCAAATCAGTTTCGTTCAGGGTGAAGATTCCGAAACCCCAAATTCACAGGTTAGAAATATTATCGCAAAAAGACTTTCTGAAAGTAAATTTTCCGCACCGCATTATTATCTAATGGTGGAAATCAACATGGATAAAGCTATTGAGGCGAGAAACGAAATCAATTCTTTGCCTGACACGAAAGTTTCCTTCAACGACATGGTGATTAAAGCCACCGCAATGGCGTTGAGAAAACATCCGCAAGTGAACTCAAGTTGGGCAGGAGATAAAATCATCCACCACGGAAATATCAACGTGGGTGTTGCAGTCGCAATTCCGGATGGTTTGGTCGTTCCTGTGTTGAAAAACGCAGATCAAATGAACTACAACCAAATTTCTGCAGCGGTGAAAGATATGGCAGGAAGAGCAAAATCTAAAGGTTTGAAAGCCAACGAAATGGAAGGTTCTACTTTCTCCGTTTCCAATTTGGGAATGTTTGGAATTGAGACCTTTACTTCCATCATCAATCAGCCGAACTCATGTATTCTGTCGGTAGGTGCGATTATTGAAAAACCTGTGGTTAAAAACGGTCAAATCGTGGTGGGAAATACCATGAAACTATCTTTAGCATGCGACCACAGAGTTGTGGATGGTGCGACAGGAGCACAGTTTCTACAAACTTTAAGAACTTATCTGGAGCAACCTTTGACTTTGTTGCTGTAA
- a CDS encoding ABC transporter ATP-binding protein, producing MIKAKNIHKSYGDLEVLKGVDIHILEGEVISIVGESGAGKSTLLQILGTLDSPTNPKNYDTQIALAGKSFIEMNDRQLSKFRNENIGFVFQFHQLLPEFTALENVLLPTKISGKNERESLDKAYSLFEDLNIAHRLHHKPNEMSGGEAQRTAVARALINSPKIIFADEPTGNLDSKNADDLHQLFFDLRDKYNQTFVIVTHNTHLADTTDRKLVMKDGQIIN from the coding sequence ATGATTAAAGCGAAAAATATTCACAAATCTTACGGCGATTTAGAGGTTTTAAAGGGTGTAGACATTCATATTCTGGAAGGCGAGGTGATTTCTATCGTGGGCGAATCCGGTGCAGGAAAATCTACATTACTGCAAATTCTCGGAACATTGGATTCCCCAACAAATCCTAAAAATTATGATACGCAGATTGCTTTGGCGGGAAAATCATTTATCGAGATGAATGACCGTCAACTTTCAAAATTCAGAAACGAGAATATAGGGTTTGTTTTTCAGTTTCACCAACTTTTGCCGGAGTTTACTGCTTTGGAAAACGTTTTGCTTCCCACCAAAATTTCAGGAAAAAATGAAAGGGAGTCTTTAGACAAAGCTTACTCACTTTTTGAGGATTTGAATATTGCGCACCGACTTCATCATAAACCCAACGAAATGTCAGGAGGTGAAGCGCAGCGAACGGCTGTAGCAAGAGCTTTAATCAATTCCCCGAAAATTATTTTTGCCGACGAGCCCACCGGAAATCTGGATTCGAAAAATGCGGATGATCTGCATCAGCTTTTTTTTGATTTAAGAGATAAATACAACCAAACTTTCGTCATTGTGACGCACAACACCCATCTTGCAGACACGACCGACCGAAAATTGGTGATGAAGGACGGACAGATTATTAATTAA
- the radC gene encoding RadC family protein, with protein sequence MSIKFLAEDDRPREKFLLKGKNSLSDAELLAIIMGSGNREESAVELGRKILGSVGNNWHNLSLLQISDLMKFKGVGEAKAISIATALEIGRRRAAQEVPEKIQISKSEDTFRILHPYLGDLQTEEFWAIFLNQNNRVLAKKKLTSGGINQSVVDVRILFKTALENFATGIIVAHNHPSGNLKPSQDDISITKIISEAGKVLNIKLLDHIIITQDSWLSFAEENLL encoded by the coding sequence ATGTCCATAAAATTCCTTGCTGAAGACGACCGACCGAGAGAAAAATTTTTGCTGAAAGGCAAGAATTCGCTTTCCGATGCGGAATTGTTGGCCATCATCATGGGAAGCGGAAATCGTGAAGAATCTGCGGTGGAATTGGGAAGAAAGATTTTGGGATCTGTCGGAAATAATTGGCATAACTTGTCTCTGCTCCAAATTTCAGATTTAATGAAGTTTAAAGGTGTGGGTGAAGCAAAAGCAATTTCCATCGCAACGGCGCTGGAAATCGGCAGAAGAAGAGCTGCACAGGAAGTTCCCGAAAAAATCCAAATCAGCAAAAGTGAAGATACTTTCAGAATTCTTCATCCTTATCTCGGCGATTTGCAGACGGAGGAATTTTGGGCGATTTTCTTAAATCAAAACAACCGCGTTTTAGCTAAAAAAAAACTTACTTCGGGCGGAATTAACCAATCAGTGGTAGATGTTCGTATTTTATTTAAAACCGCTCTCGAAAATTTTGCCACCGGAATTATCGTAGCGCACAATCATCCGTCGGGAAATTTAAAACCGAGTCAGGATGATATTAGTATTACGAAAATAATTTCCGAAGCGGGAAAAGTATTAAATATCAAGCTTTTAGATCATATTATTATCACCCAAGATTCTTGGCTAAGCTTTGCAGAGGAAAATTTGTTATGA
- a CDS encoding DUF7935 family protein, which translates to MIDSPYFPYAFALVVAIPFLIFIRQFVYTYIKLKNQEIKLLTIKGNSEQRVHAYERLTLFLERLKPSNLVTKFDPNLAVHEYLFLTEKTINEEFDYNASQQLYLTKSSWNNVVNSKNNILHLLHNTYENLSKEATLQDFKTVFLMNYMNGEDYISQSLEDLRKENLIVN; encoded by the coding sequence ATGATAGATTCGCCTTATTTTCCTTACGCATTTGCGCTTGTCGTTGCGATTCCGTTTCTGATTTTCATCAGACAATTCGTTTACACCTACATCAAACTCAAAAATCAAGAGATTAAATTATTAACGATTAAAGGAAATTCGGAACAAAGAGTTCATGCCTACGAAAGACTGACTCTGTTCTTGGAAAGGTTGAAACCGTCAAACCTCGTCACCAAATTCGATCCTAATTTAGCCGTTCACGAGTACTTATTCCTCACCGAAAAAACCATTAATGAAGAGTTTGATTACAACGCTTCACAGCAACTTTACCTTACCAAATCTTCATGGAATAACGTGGTGAACTCCAAAAATAACATCCTTCATCTTCTTCACAATACCTACGAAAACTTGAGTAAAGAAGCAACTTTGCAGGATTTCAAAACGGTTTTTTTGATGAATTATATGAACGGTGAAGATTACATCTCGCAAAGTCTAGAGGATTTAAGAAAAGAAAACTTAATTGTAAATTAA